In Anoplopoma fimbria isolate UVic2021 breed Golden Eagle Sablefish chromosome 12, Afim_UVic_2022, whole genome shotgun sequence, one DNA window encodes the following:
- the LOC129100001 gene encoding ras-related protein Rab-7L1-like isoform X2 — protein sequence MNEHLLKILIVGDGTVGKSSFVHRYVSGQFNNMYKMTMGVDYSVKLLLWSDKEKVRLQIWDIAGQERFISMNRIYYKGALGCVVMFDVTSSASFLNCRHWKQDLDNKAILPNGDFIPCILLANKCDLAQRVVSADSIDEFSKANGFVTWMEVSVKENKNIGEAMRRLVQEILSVQSSLDPLQPRPEECVNPQLDSECNRAAGCC from the exons ATGAATGAGCACCTGCTGAAAATACTGATTGTTGGCGATGGAACCGTTGGCAAATCCTCCTTTGTGCATCGCTACGTCAGTGGACAATTCAACAACATGTACAAGATGACAATGGGAG TGGATTATTCTGTGAAGCTGCTGCTCTGGTCGgataaagaaaaagtcagactGCAAATATGGGACATCGCAG GCCAGGAACGTTTCATATCAATGAACAGGATCTATTATAAAGGCGCACTGGGCTGTGTTGTGATGTTTGACGTCACCAGCTCGGCCAGCTTCCTTAACTGTCGCCATTGGAAACAGGACCTTGACAACAAAGCCATTCTGCCCAACGGAGACTTCATCCCCTGCATCCTGCTGGCCAACAAG TGTGACCTAGCTCAGCGGGTTGTGTCCGCAGACAGCATCGACGAGTTCAGTAAGGCCAACGGGTTTGTTACTTGGATGGAGGTTTCGGTTAAAGAGAACAAGAACATCGGGGAGGCTATGAG GAGATTGGTGCAGGAGATATTGTCGGTTCAGTCCAGTCTGGACCCGCTCCAACCCAGACCTGAAGAATGCGTTAACCCTCAACTGGACTCAGAGTGCAACAGAGCAGCAGGCTGCTGCTGA
- the LOC129100001 gene encoding ras-related protein Rab-7L1-like isoform X1 gives MNEHLLKILIVGDGTVGKSSFVHRYVSGQFNNMYKMTMGVDYSVKLLLWSDKEKVRLQIWDIAGQERFISMNRIYYKGALGCVVMFDVTSSASFLNCRHWKQDLDNKAILPNGDFIPCILLANKCDLAQRVVSADSIDEFSKANGFVTWMEVSVKENKNIGEAMRGIFSEWMAAWKQEDSKDLICLEIGAGDIVGSVQSGPAPTQT, from the exons ATGAATGAGCACCTGCTGAAAATACTGATTGTTGGCGATGGAACCGTTGGCAAATCCTCCTTTGTGCATCGCTACGTCAGTGGACAATTCAACAACATGTACAAGATGACAATGGGAG TGGATTATTCTGTGAAGCTGCTGCTCTGGTCGgataaagaaaaagtcagactGCAAATATGGGACATCGCAG GCCAGGAACGTTTCATATCAATGAACAGGATCTATTATAAAGGCGCACTGGGCTGTGTTGTGATGTTTGACGTCACCAGCTCGGCCAGCTTCCTTAACTGTCGCCATTGGAAACAGGACCTTGACAACAAAGCCATTCTGCCCAACGGAGACTTCATCCCCTGCATCCTGCTGGCCAACAAG TGTGACCTAGCTCAGCGGGTTGTGTCCGCAGACAGCATCGACGAGTTCAGTAAGGCCAACGGGTTTGTTACTTGGATGGAGGTTTCGGTTAAAGAGAACAAGAACATCGGGGAGGCTATGAG AGGGATTTTCAGTGAGTGGATGGCAGCATGGAAACAAGAGGATTCTAAGGATCTGATATGTCTC GAGATTGGTGCAGGAGATATTGTCGGTTCAGTCCAGTCTGGACCCGCTCCAACCCAGACCTGA